Proteins encoded in a region of the Peromyscus leucopus breed LL Stock chromosome 15, UCI_PerLeu_2.1, whole genome shotgun sequence genome:
- the LOC114681458 gene encoding protein cornichon homolog 4-like, whose product MEAVVFLFLLLDCCVLIFLSVYFIITLSDLECDYINARSCCSKLNKCLIPELIGHTIVTVLMLVSLHWFIFLLNLPVDTWNIYRFIMVPSGNMGVFDPTEIHNQGQLKSHMKEAMIKLGFYLLCFFMYLYSMILALIND is encoded by the coding sequence ATGGAGGCGGTGGTGTTCCTCTTCTTGCTCCTCGACTGTTGCGTGctcatcttcctctctgtctaCTTCATCATTACATTGTCTGATTTAGAATGTGATTACATTAACGCTAGATCATGTTGCTCAAAATTAAACAAGTGTCTCATTCCAGAGTTGATTGGCCACACCATTGTCACTGTGTTAATGCTTGTTTCATTGCACTGGTTCATCTTCCTACTCAACTTACCTGTTGACACCTGGAATATATATAGGTTCATCATGGTGCCAAGTGGTAACATGGGAGTGTTTGATCCAACAGAAATACACAATCAGGGGCAGTTAAAGTCACACATGAAAGAAGCCATGATCAAGCTTGGTTTCTACCTGCTCTGTTTCTTCATGTATCTCTATAGTATGATTCTAGCTTTGATAAATGACTGA